One window from the genome of Longimicrobiaceae bacterium encodes:
- a CDS encoding phosphatidate cytidylyltransferase, which produces MARSETATRAAVAAVGIPIAIGAVYLGGWVLAALLALVAVLAALELYRMAGLKGARALAGLGAAASAGFVLVAASAPQRGLENAAFGALLVLLVLGATTAAIWTRGVEGQPLLSVAVTVFGAAYTGGLLAFGLFLRHLPGVTNPLHGTALLFAPVLLTWCNDSFAYFVGRAFGKHKLIPRVSPGKTVEGSAGALAGTILVAVAYTWVLNRFPGYHLGLLQAALFGAVVSVAAVVGDLAESLLKRDAGVKDSGTLLPGHGGALDRFDSLFFTLPLAYFFFRYVVGA; this is translated from the coding sequence GTGGCCCGTTCGGAGACCGCGACGCGCGCCGCCGTGGCGGCGGTGGGCATCCCCATCGCCATCGGCGCCGTGTACCTGGGCGGCTGGGTGCTGGCCGCGCTGCTCGCGCTGGTCGCCGTCCTCGCCGCGCTGGAGCTGTACCGCATGGCGGGCCTCAAGGGCGCCCGCGCGCTCGCCGGCCTGGGCGCCGCGGCTTCCGCCGGGTTCGTCCTCGTCGCCGCCTCCGCTCCGCAGCGGGGGCTGGAGAACGCCGCGTTCGGCGCGCTGCTCGTCCTGCTCGTCCTCGGCGCCACCACGGCGGCCATCTGGACGCGCGGGGTGGAGGGGCAGCCGCTCCTCTCCGTGGCCGTCACCGTCTTCGGCGCGGCGTACACGGGCGGCCTCCTCGCCTTCGGCCTCTTCCTCCGCCACCTCCCCGGCGTCACGAACCCGCTGCACGGCACCGCGCTGCTCTTCGCGCCGGTGCTGCTCACGTGGTGCAACGACAGCTTCGCGTACTTCGTGGGCCGCGCGTTCGGCAAGCACAAGCTGATCCCGCGCGTGAGCCCCGGAAAGACGGTGGAGGGATCGGCCGGCGCGCTCGCGGGGACGATCCTCGTCGCGGTCGCGTACACGTGGGTCCTGAACCGCTTCCCCGGCTACCACCTAGGCCTGCTGCAAGCCGCCCTGTTCGGCGCGGTCGTCTCCGTCGCGGCGGTCGTCGGCGACCTGGCGGAGTCGCTGCTCAAGCGCGACGCGGGGGTCAAGGATTCCGGCACGCTGCTGCCGGGGCACGGCGGAGCGCTGGACCGCTTCGACTCGCTCTTCTTCACGCTGCCGCTGGCGTACTTCTTCTTCCGCTACGTGGTGGGCGCGTGA
- a CDS encoding 1-deoxy-D-xylulose-5-phosphate reductoisomerase, with the protein MTPRGVAILGATGSIGRSALAVLDQHPDRFRAVALTAHRGGDALLKLARRYRPDLAVVADGPVPDGASAESEWRTGRAALLEAATHPDADVVLNAVVGAAGLEPTLAALRAGKRVALANKESLVCGGPLVMEAARQGGGELVPVDSEHSAILQCLNGTAPDEVRRLVLTASGGPFRGWSAERLAHVTPADALRHPTWSMGAKITIDSATLANKALEVIEAHFLFGVPYDAIEAVVHPQSIIHSMVEMVDGSVLAQMGFPTMEIPVLYALSYPRRLEYACRRFDPVAAGTLTFEAVDQERFPAFALGVEAGRAGGIAPAVFNAANEVAVAAFLSGDLGYTGIAEAVSHALGCCGEGAAASLEAVLDADSRARRATETFVRRQVPC; encoded by the coding sequence GTGACCCCTCGCGGCGTCGCCATCCTGGGCGCGACGGGCTCCATAGGCCGGAGCGCGCTGGCGGTGCTGGACCAGCACCCGGACCGCTTCCGCGCCGTCGCCCTCACCGCGCACCGGGGCGGCGACGCGCTCCTGAAGCTCGCCCGCCGGTATCGCCCCGACCTCGCAGTCGTCGCCGACGGTCCGGTGCCGGACGGCGCTTCGGCAGAGAGCGAGTGGAGGACGGGGCGCGCTGCGCTGCTGGAGGCCGCGACGCATCCCGACGCGGACGTCGTGCTGAACGCCGTGGTCGGCGCCGCGGGGTTGGAGCCCACGCTGGCCGCGCTGCGGGCGGGCAAGCGCGTGGCGCTGGCGAACAAGGAGTCGCTGGTGTGTGGCGGGCCGCTGGTGATGGAGGCGGCGCGGCAGGGCGGGGGGGAGCTGGTGCCGGTGGACAGCGAGCACAGCGCCATCCTCCAGTGCCTCAACGGGACCGCGCCGGACGAGGTGCGGCGGCTGGTGCTCACGGCGTCCGGCGGGCCCTTCCGCGGCTGGAGCGCCGAGCGCCTCGCGCACGTGACGCCGGCCGACGCGCTGCGGCATCCCACGTGGAGCATGGGCGCCAAGATCACCATCGACTCCGCCACGCTCGCCAACAAGGCGCTGGAGGTGATCGAGGCGCACTTCCTCTTCGGCGTGCCGTACGACGCGATCGAGGCCGTCGTGCATCCCCAGTCCATCATCCACAGCATGGTGGAGATGGTGGACGGCTCGGTGCTGGCGCAGATGGGGTTCCCCACGATGGAAATCCCCGTCCTCTACGCGCTATCGTATCCGCGGCGGCTGGAGTACGCGTGCCGCCGGTTCGACCCCGTGGCGGCGGGAACGCTGACCTTCGAGGCGGTGGACCAGGAGCGGTTCCCCGCGTTCGCGCTGGGCGTGGAAGCCGGGCGTGCGGGCGGCATCGCCCCGGCGGTCTTCAACGCCGCCAACGAGGTGGCGGTCGCCGCGTTCCTTTCCGGCGATCTGGGGTATACGGGAATCGCCGAAGCCGTGTCGCACGCGCTCGGCTGCTGCGGCGAGGGCGCCGCGGCCTCGCTGGAAGCGGTGCTCGACGCTGACTCGCGCGCCCGCCGCGCCACCGAAACCTTCGTTCGCAGACAGGTGCCGTGCTAG